The Kitasatospora albolonga nucleotide sequence GCTCCGACGGCCGGGAGATCCACGCCCACATCCACCCGCCGCACCACCCCGAACGCACCGGGCCCGAGGGCGAACTGCCCCCGTACATCGTGGCGGCGCACGGCGGCCCCACCGGCCACGCCCCGCTCGTCCTCGACCTGGAGATCGCCTACTTCACCTCGCGCGGCATCGGGGTTGCCGTCGTCAACTACGGCGGCTCCACCGGCTACGGCCGCCGCTACCGCGAACGGCTCCGCGAACAGTGGGGAGTCGTCGACGTGGCGGACTGCGCGGCCGTCGCCGACGCCCTGGTCGCCGAAGGAGCGGCCGACCCCCGGCGGCTGGCGATCCGGGGCGGCAGCGCGGGCGGCTGGACCGCCGCCGCCTCGCTCACCGGCACCGACCGCTACGCCTGCGGGACGATCCTCTTCCCCGTCCTGGACCTGGAGGGCTGGTCGGCGGGCGGCACCCATGACTTCGAGTCGCAGTACCTGGAGTCCCTGATCGGACCGGCCGCCGAGGTGCCCGAGCGCTACCGCGAACGCGCGCCGATCAACCGCGCCGACCGGCTGACCGCCCCGTTCCTGCTGCTCCAGGGGCTGGACGACCTGATCTGCCCGCCCGCCCAGTGCGACCGGTTCCTCGCCGCAGTCGAGGGGCGGGGGGTACCGCACGCCTACATCGCCTTCGAGGGGGAGGGGCACGGCTTCCGGCGGGCGGAGACCCTGATCCGGGCACTGGAGGCCGAACTCTCCCTCTACGTGCAGACGTTCGGTATCGACCGGGGCGATGTGCCGCCGCTGGAGCTGAGGACATGACGGAGGGGCCTCACGGGGCGACCCCCCTGGCCCGGCCGCCCCGGCTCCGCCCCGGGATGCGGGCCGCCGTCGTCGCCCCCAGCGGGCCCGTCCCCGCCGACCGGCTGGAGGAGGGGCTCGGGGTGCTGCGCGGCTGGGGCCTGGAGCCCGTCGTGATGCCCCATGTCCGTGACGTGCACCCGGAGTTGGACTACCTCGCCGGGTCGGACGCCGACCGGGCGGCCGACCTCCGGGCCGCCTGGTGCGATCCGTCCGTGGACGCCGTGTTCTGCGCCCGGGGCGGGTACGGGGCCCACCGGATGGTGGACCTGCTCGACTGGGCGGCGATCCGGGCGGCCGGGCCCAAGGTGTTCGTCGGCTACAGCGACATCACCGCGCTCCACGAGGCGTTCGCGCTGCGGGCCGGATTCGCCACGCTGCACGGCCCGATGGTGGCCACGGAGGGGTTCCTGAAGGATGCGCCGGCCCGTGAGCACCTGCGCGCCACGCTCTTCGAGCCGGAGACGGTCCTGACCCTGGAGTCGCCCACGGCCGCCGCCCTGGTCCCCGGGCGGGCCCGGGGCATCCTGTACGGCGGCTGCGTCAGCCTGCTCGCCGCCGCCATCGGCACCCCGCACGCCCGGACCGGCGCCCGGGGCGGACTCCTGGCCGTCGAGGACACCGGGGAGGAGCCCTACCGGCTCGACGGCATCCTCACCCGGCTGCTGCGCTCCGGCGCCCTGGCGGGGCTGTCCGGGGTGGTCTGCGGCTCCTGGCAGGAGTGCGGACCGTACGAGAAGGTCCGCGCGGTACTGGCCGACCGGTTCGGCCCGCTGGGGATACCCGTGGTCGAGGAGCTGGGCTTCGGCCACGGACCGGCCTCGCCGACCGTCCCGCTGGGGGTGCCTGCGGTGCTGAACGCCCCTGCGGACGGCGGCCGTTGCACACTGACCGTCGAGGTCCCCGCGCTCCTCTAGACATCAGCACGTCGAATCCGGCCCCGGACATCGCGATGTGAGGGGTCGTCAACAATTGCCGTCCTGAGCGTTGACACGGCTATGACACGTGTCACAGCATGAGCGCGGCCCGATACTTACCAGTCGGTATGGTGTCCTCGGTGTGGAGGTCTTCGTGTCAGGTGCTGTTCCCAGCGTGCGCAACCCGCTCGTCGCGGTCGCGGCGGCCGCTCTCGCCGCCCCCCTCGTGCTCTCCGGCCCGGCGCACGCCGAGCCCGCCCCGTACACCGTCACCCCGCTGAAGTTCACCGTCCAGGCGGGCGGGCGCTCCTGCGTGGTCGACGCCGACCTCTACCGCCCGGCGGGCGTCGACGCGGACCGCCCCGCCCCCGCCGTCCTCGCCACCAACGGCTTCGGCGGCAGCAAGTCCGACGGGTCGACCGACGCCATCGGCAGGGCCGTCGCCTCCCGGGGCTATGTCGGCCTCGTCTACTCCGGGCTCGGCTTCGGCAAGTCCGGCTGCCTGATCACCCTGAACGACCCCGCCATCGACGGGAAGGCCGCGAGCGGGCTCCTCGACTTCCTCGGCGGCACCCGCGCGGCGGACGACGGCACCCGCGCCGACTACGTCGTCCAGGACGGCGAGGGAGACCCGCGCGTCGGCATGATCGGCGGCTCCTACGGCGGCGCCGTCCAGCTCGCCACCGCCTCCACCGACCCCCGCCTGGACGCCCTCGTCCCGCTCATCACCTGGAACGACCTCGCCTACGCGCTCGCCCCCAACAACACCGGGGCGCGCACCGGGGTCTCCTCCGACACCCCCGGCGTCTTCAAGTGGCAGTGGACCAACGGGTTCTACCTGATCGGCGAGGGCCAGCCGCTGCTGAACCCGAGCCTGGACCCGTCCCGCTTCAACCGGCTGGACTGCCTGCACTTCGCCTCCCGGGCCTGCGAGACCATCCGGCTCCTCAACTCCGGCCGCTACCCGGCCGACCGGGCGCAGGGGATGCTCGACTACGCCCGCAGCGTCTCGCCCGTCTCCTACCTCGACCGGGTCCAGGCCCCCACGCTCGTCATCCAGGGCCAGGCCGACAGCCTCTTCAACCTCAACGAGGCGACCGCCACCTACCGGACCCTCAAGGCGCAGGGCACCCCGGCCAAGATGATCTGGCAGTCCTGGGGCCACAGCGGCGGCCTGTTCCCCGGCGAACTCGACCTGGGCGAAGGCAATCTGGAGACCAGCTATGTGGGCCGTCGGGTGCTCGCCTGGTTCGACCGCTACCTCCAGAAGAAGACGGACACCGACACCGGCCCCGAGTTCGCCTACTACCGCTCCTGGCAGGACGGTTACGGCACCGCCGCCGAACTCCCCGCCCTCTCGCAGCAGATGTACCTCTCCGGTGACGGCAAGCTCGTCGACAACCGCTCCAAGGTGGTCCGCGGCAGCCGCCACTACACCAACTGGCCGGTGCCGACGAGCCATTCGGAGAGCTCGATCGCCCCGCTGATCGGACTGCCCGACCCGGAACCGTACGACACCAAGGGCACGTACCTGGGCTGGCGGAGCGCCCCGCTCACCGCCCCCGTCGATGTGGTCGGCGCCCCCAGAGCCACCCTGAAGGTGCGCTCCCCGAAGGCGGAACGCGTCCAGAACAGCGGGGACGCCTCCGACAAGCTCGTCCTCTTCGCCAAGGTGTACGACGTGGCCCCGGACGGAACCAGGACCCTGGTGAACCGGCTCGTCTCGCCGGTCCGGGTCCCCGATGTCACCCGGCCCTTCACGGTGGAGCTGCCCGGCATCGTCCACCGGTACGAGAAGGGGCACCGCCTCGAGTTCGTGATCGCCGCCAGCGACACCGCGTACTTCGGCAACCGGGGCATCAAGCCCGTCACCGTCACCCACGCCCCCGAGGACACCGGAGTCCTGGAGCTCCCGGTGGTCCCGGCGGGCTGACCGCCGCCCTTCCCGCGTTCACCCGAACGGGCGAACATCGCCGCCCTCCGGACCCGGCACCGCGTCATGCTGGGGACCACCCCGGGGGGCGGCGGAAGGACCGGACCATGAGCCCCAAGGACGTGACGAGCGACGGCAGGCGCGGCACCGGGCTGTGGACCCCGGGCCGTATCGCCGTCGCCGTGCTGGTCGTACTGGTCATCGTGTTCATCTTCGTGAACACCCAGAAGGTCACCATCCGGGTGCTGATCCCCGAAGTGACCATGCCGCTCTGGCTCGCCCTGCTCGCCATGTTCCTGATCGGGCTGGTCTGCGGCGGCTATCTGTTCCGCCGCAAGGGCAAGTGACACGGGCGGTCGGCGGGGCCGCCCCGCCGACCGCCCGCACCCGTCGTACGCTGGGACGATGCCTGATCCGTACGCTGGGAAGACGCCCGATCCGAACGGTCACCGGAGCCCGTCCGCCGCCCCGTACCTCGCCGAGGGCCCCAGGGCGGCGCTGCGCCGCTTCACGGAGGGCGACGCGGCGGAGTTCACCGCCCGCGCCCGGGAGAGCCGCGCGCACCACCGCCCGTGGCTCTTCCCGCCGGAGCGGCCCGACACCTACGCCGCGTACACCGAGACCCTCGCCCGGGACCCGGCCCGGGAGGGCTTCCTCGTCTGCGAGCGGGCCGAGCGGGCCGACGGCGGCACGGGCGGGGACCTCGGCGAGGGCGGCACGGACGGGGCGCCGGACGGGGCCATCGCCGGGTTCATCAACATCAACAACATCGTCCTCGGCGGCTTCCGCTCCGGCGCCCTCGGTTACGGGGCCTTCGCCCACGCGGCCGGGCGCGGACTGATGGGCGAAGCGCTCGGCCTCGTCATGGGCCTCGCCTTCGGACCGCTCGGACTGCACCGCCTGGAGGCCAACATCCAGCCCGGCAACGCGGCCTCCATCGCCCTGGTCCGGCGGGCAGGCTTCCGTCTGGAGGGGTTCTCGCCCGACTTCCTCCACATCGGCGGCGCCTGGCGCGACCACGAACGCTGGGCGATCACCGCACCGGCCCCCGAAGCCCCGCAAGCCGTTGCGCGGCCCGCCTAAAGCACTTGAGCCCCCCCGGCGCGGTGGCGCACGATGGGGCGCATGCGCCCCATCGTGGTTCTCGACGCCCCTTCCAACCTGGGCCTGCGCCCGCCCGCCCCCGGCACCGTCCCCGGCTGCTACAAGCTGGCGGGCGCCCTGCGCGAGCAGCGGATCGTGCAGCGTCTGGGCGCGCTGGAGGGCGGGGTGGTGGTGCCGCCCCGCTACGACCGCGGGGACTGGCAGCCGGGCGACGGCGTCTTCAACGCGGCCGCCATCGCCCGCTACACCCGCACCCTCGCGGACCGGATCGAAGGGCACGTACGGGCCGGGGAGTTCGCCCTCGTCCTCGGCGGCGACTGCTCCATCCAGCTCGGCGCGACCCTCGCCCTGCGCCGCCTCGGCCGGTACGGGCTGGCCGCCGTGGACGGGTCCGCGGACTTCCGCCACCTCGGCAACAGCGATCACGTCGGTGCGGCGGGCGGTGAGGAGCTGGCCATCTCCACCGGGCGCGGCCAGGCCGACCTGAGCGACCTCGAAGGGCTCCGGCCCTACCTCAAGGACGAGGACATCCGCCTCTTCGGGATGCGCGACGAGGACGAGGACCGGACGGAGCTGGCCGCCTTGAAGATCCCCAACACGACCGTCGGCCAGATCCGGGAGTGGGGCGCCGCCGAGCTGGCCCGGGCCGCCGTGGAGAGCCTGGAGACGCCCGCCCTGGACGGCTACTGGGTCCACCTGGACGCCGACGTCCTCGACCCGAGCATCATGCCCGCCGTCGACAGCCCGGACGACGGCGGCCTCTTCCCCGACGAACTCGCCCCGCTGCTGCGTACGTTGGTCTCCTCGCCGCGCTGCGTCGGGCTCAACGTCACCATCTACGACCCGGACCTGGACCCGGACGGCACGGCGGGCGCGCTCCTCGCGGACCTCGTCGTCGGAGCGCTCGCACCGGCCTGACGCGGCAGGCCCCTTGCGTCAGACGGTGACCCTGCGGTCCACGTACTCGAAGACCGATCCGTCCGGGTGCAGCGCGATCAGGTTGCGCCCCGCCGGGGTCGGCACCGGCCCCGCCACGATCCGCGCCCCCGCCCGGGTGAGCGCCGCGTTGGCCTCGTCGACGTCCTTCACGGCGATGGTCGCGCTCACCTTGCGCAGCACCTCCAGCTCCGACTCGGGCCCGCTCATCAGCAGGAAGCAGCCGATCGCGGCGACCGACACCCCGCCGCGCTCGAAGCGCTGGGCCGGAGTGCCCGTCAGCCCCTGGTAGAAGGCGACAGCGGCCTCCAGGTCGTCGACGCAGATACGCAGCGTGGTTCCGAGGATCTCCATGCGTACGAGGGTAGTTGGCGTCCGCCATGCGCGTGATCGATTCGGGCCCGCCGTGCGGAGCCTGAGGTCACCCCCGGCAGAGCACCTCGCCGTGCGGGACCAGGAACCAGCCGTCCTCCTCCGCGCCCCAGTGGTGCCAGGTGTCCGCGATGGCCGCCAGCTCCCCGGTGCTCGCATGGCCGCCCCGTACGGCCAGTTCGGCGTAGACCGAGTCCGTCGTACGGTCCGCCCACAGCCCGCTCCACCAGGCGCGGGTCTCCGGGGTGGCGAAGCACCAGGCGGCGGCGGTCGGGGTGATGTCGGTGAAGCCCGCCCGCCGTGCCCAGGAGACCAGCATCCGGCCCGCGTCCGGCTCGCCGCCGTTGGCGCGGGCCACCCGCCGGTACACCTCCTGCCACTCCGTCAGCCCGGGCGTTTCCGGGTACCAGGCCATCGCCGCGTAGTCGCTGTCGCGCGCCGCCACCACCCCGCCGGGGCGGCAGACGCGCCGCATCTCGCGCAGGGCCTGGACCGGGTCGCCCGCATGCTGGAGCACCTGGTGGGCGTGGACGATGTCGAAGGAGTCGTCGGGGAAGTCCA carries:
- a CDS encoding SAM-dependent methyltransferase, giving the protein MPKETAVYTHGHHESVLRSHRWRTAANSAAYLIGELRPGMAVLDVGCGPGTITADLAALVAPGRVTAVDTGPGILAQAADVAAERGLENVEFAVADVHALDFPDDSFDIVHAHQVLQHAGDPVQALREMRRVCRPGGVVAARDSDYAAMAWYPETPGLTEWQEVYRRVARANGGEPDAGRMLVSWARRAGFTDITPTAAAWCFATPETRAWWSGLWADRTTDSVYAELAVRGGHASTGELAAIADTWHHWGAEEDGWFLVPHGEVLCRG
- a CDS encoding arginase, with translation MRPIVVLDAPSNLGLRPPAPGTVPGCYKLAGALREQRIVQRLGALEGGVVVPPRYDRGDWQPGDGVFNAAAIARYTRTLADRIEGHVRAGEFALVLGGDCSIQLGATLALRRLGRYGLAAVDGSADFRHLGNSDHVGAAGGEELAISTGRGQADLSDLEGLRPYLKDEDIRLFGMRDEDEDRTELAALKIPNTTVGQIREWGAAELARAAVESLETPALDGYWVHLDADVLDPSIMPAVDSPDDGGLFPDELAPLLRTLVSSPRCVGLNVTIYDPDLDPDGTAGALLADLVVGALAPA
- a CDS encoding LD-carboxypeptidase, whose translation is MTEGPHGATPLARPPRLRPGMRAAVVAPSGPVPADRLEEGLGVLRGWGLEPVVMPHVRDVHPELDYLAGSDADRAADLRAAWCDPSVDAVFCARGGYGAHRMVDLLDWAAIRAAGPKVFVGYSDITALHEAFALRAGFATLHGPMVATEGFLKDAPAREHLRATLFEPETVLTLESPTAAALVPGRARGILYGGCVSLLAAAIGTPHARTGARGGLLAVEDTGEEPYRLDGILTRLLRSGALAGLSGVVCGSWQECGPYEKVRAVLADRFGPLGIPVVEELGFGHGPASPTVPLGVPAVLNAPADGGRCTLTVEVPALL
- a CDS encoding GNAT family N-acetyltransferase, with protein sequence MRRFTEGDAAEFTARARESRAHHRPWLFPPERPDTYAAYTETLARDPAREGFLVCERAERADGGTGGDLGEGGTDGAPDGAIAGFININNIVLGGFRSGALGYGAFAHAAGRGLMGEALGLVMGLAFGPLGLHRLEANIQPGNAASIALVRRAGFRLEGFSPDFLHIGGAWRDHERWAITAPAPEAPQAVARPA
- a CDS encoding DUF1049 domain-containing protein, whose product is MSPKDVTSDGRRGTGLWTPGRIAVAVLVVLVIVFIFVNTQKVTIRVLIPEVTMPLWLALLAMFLIGLVCGGYLFRRKGK
- a CDS encoding peptidase S15; translation: MRNPLVAVAAAALAAPLVLSGPAHAEPAPYTVTPLKFTVQAGGRSCVVDADLYRPAGVDADRPAPAVLATNGFGGSKSDGSTDAIGRAVASRGYVGLVYSGLGFGKSGCLITLNDPAIDGKAASGLLDFLGGTRAADDGTRADYVVQDGEGDPRVGMIGGSYGGAVQLATASTDPRLDALVPLITWNDLAYALAPNNTGARTGVSSDTPGVFKWQWTNGFYLIGEGQPLLNPSLDPSRFNRLDCLHFASRACETIRLLNSGRYPADRAQGMLDYARSVSPVSYLDRVQAPTLVIQGQADSLFNLNEATATYRTLKAQGTPAKMIWQSWGHSGGLFPGELDLGEGNLETSYVGRRVLAWFDRYLQKKTDTDTGPEFAYYRSWQDGYGTAAELPALSQQMYLSGDGKLVDNRSKVVRGSRHYTNWPVPTSHSESSIAPLIGLPDPEPYDTKGTYLGWRSAPLTAPVDVVGAPRATLKVRSPKAERVQNSGDASDKLVLFAKVYDVAPDGTRTLVNRLVSPVRVPDVTRPFTVELPGIVHRYEKGHRLEFVIAASDTAYFGNRGIKPVTVTHAPEDTGVLELPVVPAG
- a CDS encoding glyoxalase; the encoded protein is MEILGTTLRICVDDLEAAVAFYQGLTGTPAQRFERGGVSVAAIGCFLLMSGPESELEVLRKVSATIAVKDVDEANAALTRAGARIVAGPVPTPAGRNLIALHPDGSVFEYVDRRVTV